A genomic stretch from Desulfonispora thiosulfatigenes DSM 11270 includes:
- a CDS encoding AAA family ATPase, which produces MRILKEYLVSPDKLKKKVELVNLSFETTKELSSGETIIGQERAIKSMDFGLQIKKSGYNIFITGLTGTGKTSYAELSLGKFAKHEEIPNDICYVYNFTKPSLPLCIELEASKGKELKEDMKKFIEKLKEVIHTVFLAENYEEKKKEIIKDYKEKRNQIIEELRIYAKDKNFLLKSTTSGYITLPMIENKEITNDEFETLEETLKSEIEENSEKVQQKALEVLKEIEKIEKNSEVKLIKLKEKTGLSIVKYFICCLQTKYLTNKKLYNYFIELKEDILKNLDIFLPDEDDDEDEDDEDDKINSLKRKTEKELFLKRYQVNLLIDNSNLEGAPVIVELNPNFQNILGKLEYDNDKGSLTTNFMKIKPGALHKANGGYLVLQAKDVLTNPYVWESLKRTLKSNKIYIEDIKEQVGYVTIASLKPEPIDMNIKVILLGPPYIYSLLYDKDEDFRKLFKIKVAFDYEMSSNDKNTSKMVYFIAYHCNKDNLKHFNYEAVIKVIEYSNRLAGNQDKLTTRFNELLEIIYEADTYAKIDNSEYVLGEHVQKAIEEKKYRHNLYEEKVYEQIGSGKVLISVEGYKVGEINALSVVDIGDYTVGKPNRITATTYMGKEGVINIERETNLSGNIHDKGLLILKGYLGEQFAQNYALTLSAKICFEQLYGGIDGDSASSTELYVLLSSLSDCAINQGIAVTGSINQKGEIQPVGGITEKIEGFYDICKIKGFTGSQGVLIPKKNISDLVLKDEIIEAVKEGKFSIYAIDDIKQGIEILTGQTAGTKDSTGRYPEGTLYHKIELRLEKYRKELNCTNIKQ; this is translated from the coding sequence TTTAAAGGAGTATCTAGTTTCGCCTGATAAGCTAAAGAAAAAGGTAGAACTTGTTAATTTAAGTTTTGAAACTACCAAAGAGTTATCTTCAGGAGAAACAATTATTGGTCAGGAAAGAGCAATTAAGTCCATGGATTTCGGATTGCAAATTAAAAAGAGTGGCTACAATATATTTATAACAGGGTTAACTGGAACTGGAAAAACATCATATGCAGAGTTGTCTTTGGGGAAATTTGCAAAACACGAAGAAATCCCAAATGATATTTGTTATGTATATAATTTTACTAAACCTAGTTTACCATTATGCATTGAACTAGAAGCAAGTAAGGGCAAAGAGCTTAAAGAGGATATGAAAAAATTTATTGAAAAACTAAAAGAAGTAATACATACTGTCTTTTTAGCAGAAAACTACGAAGAAAAGAAAAAAGAAATTATAAAGGATTATAAGGAAAAAAGAAATCAAATTATCGAAGAATTAAGAATTTATGCTAAGGATAAAAACTTTCTTTTAAAAAGCACAACTTCTGGATATATTACTTTACCAATGATTGAAAACAAAGAAATTACAAATGATGAATTTGAAACATTAGAGGAAACATTAAAAAGCGAAATTGAAGAAAATTCTGAAAAGGTACAACAAAAAGCCCTTGAAGTTTTAAAAGAAATAGAAAAAATTGAAAAAAATTCTGAAGTAAAGCTCATTAAGTTAAAAGAAAAAACAGGTTTATCCATTGTAAAATACTTTATTTGTTGTTTGCAAACTAAATATCTTACAAATAAAAAATTGTATAATTATTTTATAGAACTTAAAGAAGATATCTTAAAAAACTTAGATATTTTTTTACCAGACGAAGATGACGACGAAGATGAAGATGATGAAGATGATAAAATTAATAGTTTAAAAAGAAAAACTGAAAAGGAGTTATTTTTAAAAAGATATCAAGTTAACCTATTAATTGATAATAGTAATTTAGAAGGGGCACCAGTAATTGTTGAATTAAATCCCAATTTTCAAAACATACTTGGCAAATTAGAATACGATAATGATAAAGGTTCTTTAACTACTAATTTCATGAAAATAAAACCCGGGGCACTTCATAAAGCAAATGGTGGATATTTAGTTTTACAGGCAAAAGATGTATTAACTAACCCTTATGTATGGGAAAGTTTAAAACGCACCTTAAAATCTAATAAAATATATATAGAAGATATCAAAGAACAAGTTGGATATGTCACGATTGCGAGTTTAAAGCCTGAACCAATTGATATGAATATCAAGGTGATTTTACTAGGACCTCCTTATATTTATAGTTTACTATATGACAAGGATGAGGATTTTCGTAAACTATTTAAAATTAAAGTAGCCTTTGATTATGAGATGTCAAGCAATGACAAAAATACAAGCAAAATGGTGTATTTTATTGCGTATCACTGTAACAAAGATAATTTAAAACATTTTAATTATGAAGCAGTAATTAAAGTAATTGAATATAGTAATCGACTAGCAGGAAATCAAGATAAGCTAACTACTAGGTTTAATGAGTTATTAGAGATAATATATGAGGCCGATACTTATGCTAAAATTGATAACTCAGAATATGTTTTAGGTGAGCACGTACAAAAAGCCATCGAAGAAAAAAAATATAGACATAATTTATATGAAGAAAAAGTGTATGAACAAATAGGAAGTGGTAAAGTTTTAATATCAGTAGAGGGTTATAAGGTTGGTGAAATAAATGCATTATCGGTTGTAGATATAGGTGATTATACTGTAGGAAAACCAAATAGAATTACGGCTACAACCTACATGGGAAAAGAAGGAGTAATAAATATAGAAAGAGAGACAAATTTAAGTGGTAATATTCATGATAAAGGTTTATTAATTTTAAAAGGATACTTAGGTGAACAATTTGCTCAAAATTATGCACTAACGCTATCTGCTAAAATCTGTTTTGAACAATTATATGGTGGCATTGATGGAGACAGTGCCTCTAGCACAGAATTATATGTACTACTATCTAGTCTTTCGGACTGTGCTATAAATCAAGGTATAGCTGTTACGGGATCTATTAATCAAAAAGGAGAAATTCAACCGGTGGGTGGAATTACTGAAAAGATAGAAGGGTTTTATGATATTTGTAAAATTAAAGGTTTTACAGGGAGCCAAGGAGTCTTAATACCTAAGAAGAATATTTCAGATTTAGTATTAAAAGACGAAATCATTGAAGCAGTAAAAGAAGGAAAATTTAGTATATACGCAATTGACGATATTAAACAAGGAATAGAAATTCTTACAGGTCAAACTGCAGGGACAAAAGATTCTACAGGCAGATATCCTGAAGGAACGTTGTATCATAAAATAGAATTAAGATTAGAAAAATATAGAAAAGAATTGAATTGTACTAATATAAAACAATAG
- a CDS encoding YggS family pyridoxal phosphate-dependent enzyme, whose product MIVDIIENFKKVNNNIANAIEKGNKGNKVSLIAVTKNHTIEEISNIVNQNHFLLGENRVQELLEKYDSLPEEVQWHLIGHLQKNKVKYITDKVKLIHSLDSYGLAKEINKRMKPLEKPMDCLVQVNIAEEESKFGLKIAETIPFIEEVSHLPFVRIKGLMTMAPYVENPEEVRPVFKEAYNIFQQVKEKNIPNVNMDTLSMGMTNDYQIAIEEGATIVRVGSAIFGPRSYN is encoded by the coding sequence ATGATAGTGGATATTATTGAAAACTTTAAAAAAGTTAACAACAATATTGCTAATGCAATAGAAAAGGGAAATAAGGGTAATAAGGTTTCTTTAATAGCTGTAACTAAAAATCATACTATTGAAGAAATTTCAAATATTGTTAATCAAAATCACTTTTTATTAGGTGAAAATAGAGTACAGGAGTTACTAGAAAAGTATGATAGCTTACCAGAAGAAGTACAGTGGCATTTAATTGGTCATTTACAAAAAAACAAAGTCAAATATATAACGGATAAAGTTAAATTAATCCATTCCCTTGATAGCTATGGTTTGGCAAAAGAAATAAATAAGAGAATGAAACCTTTAGAAAAACCAATGGATTGTTTGGTTCAAGTAAATATAGCGGAAGAAGAAAGTAAATTTGGTTTAAAAATAGCTGAAACTATACCTTTCATTGAAGAAGTTAGTCATTTACCTTTTGTTAGAATTAAAGGATTAATGACAATGGCACCATATGTAGAAAATCCAGAAGAAGTTAGACCAGTATTTAAAGAAGCATATAATATTTTTCAGCAAGTAAAAGAAAAAAACATCCCAAATGTTAATATGGATACTTTATCTATGGGTATGACTAATGATTATCAAATAGCAATTGAAGAAGGTGCAACTATAGTAAGAGTTGGAAGTGCAATTTTTGGACCTCGAAGTTATAACTAA
- a CDS encoding RNA-binding protein: MKKVNIILNSDTKEFIKRLEDKVELVIKRNQVQVTEFIDPYLCKVGEDLLKKNSYIKYLSYGGTDECERKRIIISPDFVEMDRGLSGISVIEYKGNLEYLKVSHRDFLGALLSLGIKREKIGDIYPNNDGCIVMINEELSDYIIINAPKIKGVPLTGVKLPLGTWQRPKEQTKDIFVSLASLRLDAVVANGFGISRAKASEEIKKGKVKVNWREVQSLSNICEEKDVISFRGKGRIILEEVIGQTHKGRIKTKIIRFQ, translated from the coding sequence ATGAAAAAGGTGAATATAATTTTAAACAGTGATACAAAAGAGTTTATAAAAAGACTAGAAGATAAAGTAGAATTAGTTATAAAGAGAAATCAAGTACAGGTAACTGAATTTATAGACCCCTATTTATGTAAAGTCGGCGAAGATCTTTTAAAAAAGAATTCTTACATAAAATATTTAAGTTATGGTGGAACTGATGAATGTGAACGAAAAAGAATAATTATTTCACCCGACTTCGTTGAAATGGACAGAGGCTTGTCTGGGATAAGTGTTATTGAATATAAAGGAAATTTGGAATATCTAAAGGTTAGTCATAGAGACTTTTTAGGTGCCTTACTGTCACTTGGAATTAAAAGAGAAAAAATTGGTGATATTTATCCTAATAATGATGGTTGTATAGTTATGATTAATGAGGAATTATCAGATTATATTATTATAAATGCACCTAAAATTAAAGGCGTTCCTTTGACAGGTGTTAAGTTACCACTAGGTACTTGGCAACGGCCCAAAGAACAAACAAAAGATATTTTTGTGAGTTTAGCTTCGTTACGTTTAGACGCTGTTGTCGCAAATGGTTTTGGAATATCTAGAGCTAAAGCTTCTGAAGAAATCAAAAAAGGGAAAGTAAAAGTTAATTGGAGAGAAGTTCAAAGTTTATCAAATATTTGTGAGGAAAAAGATGTAATCTCTTTTAGAGGAAAAGGTAGAATTATTTTAGAAGAAGTAATTGGACAAACTCACAAAGGACGAATAAAAACTAAAATCATACGTTTTCAGTAG
- a CDS encoding YggT family protein, producing the protein MLLFKLIVTAFDVMSWLIIARVLLSWIPHNPQNMIINFIYELTELILGPIRRFMPSLGGLDFSPVIAIIFLDWLLKPLVLSLLSIIL; encoded by the coding sequence ATGTTATTGTTTAAGTTGATAGTTACAGCTTTTGATGTAATGAGTTGGTTAATTATAGCTAGGGTATTATTGTCGTGGATACCACATAATCCCCAAAATATGATAATCAATTTCATATATGAATTAACAGAATTGATACTAGGACCTATTAGAAGATTTATGCCTAGTCTTGGAGGCTTAGACTTTTCACCAGTAATTGCTATTATATTTTTAGATTGGTTGTTAAAACCACTTGTTTTATCTTTATTAAGTATAATTCTTTAA
- a CDS encoding DivIVA domain-containing protein, which translates to MLTPLDIHNKEFKRSLRGYDVDEVDEFLDEVIKDYEKTYKDNLDLKDKIEKTQGDINRYKDLEETLHNTLVLAQKTAEEVRINAHKEAELIIQKAQKDAENIISGANQKIIDIKVEYKQFQNNVQQFKAQFKSFLLTQLELVEEEKAKESEMYGENIVLSNAE; encoded by the coding sequence GTGCTTACTCCATTAGATATACATAATAAAGAATTTAAGAGGTCATTACGTGGTTATGATGTAGACGAAGTAGACGAATTTTTAGATGAAGTGATAAAAGATTATGAAAAAACATATAAAGACAATTTAGATTTAAAAGATAAAATTGAAAAAACTCAAGGTGATATAAATAGATATAAAGATTTAGAGGAAACTTTACATAATACACTTGTTCTAGCCCAAAAGACAGCTGAGGAAGTTAGAATTAATGCTCATAAAGAAGCTGAGTTAATTATACAAAAAGCACAAAAGGATGCAGAAAATATTATATCTGGAGCAAATCAAAAGATTATTGATATTAAGGTAGAGTATAAACAATTTCAAAATAATGTACAACAATTTAAAGCCCAATTTAAATCTTTTTTATTAACTCAACTTGAACTAGTGGAAGAAGAAAAAGCAAAAGAATCTGAAATGTATGGAGAAAATATTGTCCTTTCTAACGCAGAATGA
- a CDS encoding DUF167 domain-containing protein, with translation MEKILSFLTQNEQGVQIKVRLQPRASKNEIKGMQGDSLKLRLTSPPVDGEANNACQLFFSKLCKIPKTNILIISGHKSRNKTILIKNLTKESMTQILQDYI, from the coding sequence ATGGAGAAAATATTGTCCTTTCTAACGCAGAATGAGCAAGGAGTACAAATTAAGGTTAGGCTTCAGCCGAGGGCAAGTAAAAATGAAATAAAAGGAATGCAGGGCGACAGTTTGAAATTAAGACTTACTTCTCCTCCAGTTGATGGGGAAGCAAATAATGCTTGTCAGCTTTTTTTTTCTAAGTTATGTAAAATTCCTAAAACTAATATACTTATAATAAGTGGGCATAAAAGTAGAAATAAAACCATCTTAATTAAAAACTTAACGAAGGAATCAATGACACAAATATTACAAGACTATATATAA
- a CDS encoding cell division protein SepF codes for MVMDKLLNLMGFADEQEEIYEETSEPEEKRRKGQIVALHNRESVKVKVVEPLCFEEAQKIADDLKNRKAVVINLEQAELDLAIRVIDFVGGTAYAIGGSMQKIGKGIILVVPPNIDIDGSLAEVNQIEQKDKEVFSWVSNFPKKENSR; via the coding sequence ATGGTAATGGATAAATTATTAAACTTAATGGGTTTTGCTGATGAACAAGAAGAAATATATGAAGAAACGAGTGAACCAGAAGAAAAAAGACGAAAAGGACAAATAGTTGCTCTACATAATAGAGAAAGTGTAAAAGTTAAAGTTGTTGAGCCTTTATGTTTTGAAGAAGCACAAAAAATAGCTGATGATTTAAAAAATCGAAAAGCTGTGGTAATTAATTTAGAACAAGCTGAATTAGATTTAGCTATACGTGTTATAGATTTTGTCGGTGGAACTGCATATGCGATTGGTGGCTCAATGCAAAAAATAGGTAAAGGAATAATTTTAGTTGTTCCCCCAAATATAGACATTGATGGAAGTCTAGCAGAAGTTAACCAAATCGAACAAAAAGATAAAGAAGTATTTTCCTGGGTATCTAATTTTCCCAAAAAGGAGAATTCTAGATAA
- the proC gene encoding pyrroline-5-carboxylate reductase, whose protein sequence is MSKYKLGIIGIGAMAEAIVRGVVKTNLFNQQEIIASGRRDERLNYITNQLGISTTKDNKEIFNNSEIVMICVKPQNLEEAIKEVNLEKKNILIISIIVGITTTRLEDLLGKNPIIRVMPNTPALIGEGMTALCKNKYAHEEHIEVAQNIFEQIGKTIITEENMIDAVTGLSGSGPAYVYQFIEALADGGVLVGLPRQVAYELAVQTIIGSAKMVRETGMHPGELKDKVTSPKGTTIEGIRVLEKNAFRATVIEAVEASYLKAKNIGS, encoded by the coding sequence ATGTCAAAATACAAGTTAGGCATAATAGGAATAGGAGCAATGGCTGAAGCAATTGTAAGAGGTGTAGTAAAAACTAACCTATTTAACCAGCAAGAAATTATTGCTTCGGGGCGTAGAGATGAACGCTTAAATTATATCACCAATCAACTAGGAATTAGCACAACTAAAGACAATAAAGAAATATTTAATAATTCAGAAATTGTGATGATTTGTGTTAAACCACAAAATCTTGAAGAAGCAATAAAAGAAGTAAATTTAGAAAAAAAGAATATCCTGATTATTTCGATAATTGTAGGAATTACAACCACTAGATTAGAAGATCTTTTAGGTAAAAATCCTATTATTAGAGTAATGCCTAATACACCTGCTTTAATAGGAGAAGGTATGACAGCTTTATGTAAAAATAAATATGCTCATGAAGAACATATTGAAGTTGCGCAAAATATTTTTGAGCAAATTGGTAAAACTATTATCACAGAAGAAAATATGATAGATGCTGTAACTGGTTTAAGTGGAAGTGGACCCGCTTATGTATATCAGTTTATTGAAGCTCTAGCTGATGGTGGAGTTTTAGTAGGATTACCTAGACAGGTGGCCTACGAATTAGCAGTACAAACAATTATAGGATCTGCAAAAATGGTAAGAGAAACTGGAATGCATCCAGGAGAGTTAAAAGATAAGGTTACATCCCCAAAAGGAACAACTATTGAAGGTATACGCGTATTGGAGAAAAACGCTTTTAGGGCTACAGTAATAGAGGCAGTAGAAGCCAGCTACCTAAAGGCTAAAAATATTGGATCATAA
- a CDS encoding HlyD family efflux transporter periplasmic adaptor subunit, whose protein sequence is MTIKENIKKTKRRKKSSKSLKLPKIIFIMVILWFFGNAIYSFVISSLIQTELAAEGVIEKNYETHGFIIREEHIITTPSSGTIENLFPDGEKIAKNNEVYAIKTVKGNALQKGQQVSVKAPISGIVSYNIDGLESNFSEDELQNINIKKLAQLQPKNTNNTKKQVVEKGTEVCKIIDNLKDIKCFIEFPLNTFNKPIQQGQVLQIRLPKYDEVVFAPVIDLKGVGNKAQILVEIPRMCYSLINERVIDIEIITKKKEGILLPSKAIVYNENKESGVYWKNRGLVLWRPIKVIEKKDNIVLVQGIDPLTEVITNPKWVKKGQYLY, encoded by the coding sequence ATGACGATAAAAGAAAATATCAAAAAAACAAAAAGACGAAAAAAATCGTCAAAAAGCTTAAAACTACCTAAAATAATTTTTATTATGGTTATTTTGTGGTTTTTTGGTAATGCAATTTATAGCTTTGTGATAAGTTCCTTAATTCAAACTGAACTAGCAGCAGAGGGAGTTATTGAAAAAAATTATGAAACACATGGTTTCATAATTAGAGAAGAACATATTATTACTACACCGTCATCAGGAACAATTGAGAATTTATTTCCAGATGGGGAAAAAATAGCAAAAAATAATGAAGTATATGCTATTAAAACTGTTAAAGGCAATGCATTACAAAAAGGACAACAAGTTTCTGTAAAGGCTCCAATATCTGGAATAGTATCTTATAATATAGATGGATTAGAAAGTAATTTTAGTGAGGATGAACTACAAAATATTAATATCAAGAAATTAGCACAACTGCAACCTAAAAATACTAATAATACCAAAAAACAAGTTGTAGAAAAGGGAACAGAAGTTTGTAAAATTATTGATAACTTAAAAGATATAAAATGTTTTATAGAATTTCCTTTAAATACATTTAATAAGCCAATTCAACAAGGTCAAGTCTTACAAATTAGATTGCCTAAATACGATGAAGTTGTATTTGCTCCAGTTATTGATTTAAAAGGAGTTGGAAATAAGGCACAAATCTTGGTGGAGATTCCACGGATGTGTTATAGTTTAATTAATGAAAGGGTTATCGATATTGAAATTATCACTAAAAAGAAAGAAGGAATACTACTTCCTTCCAAAGCAATAGTTTATAATGAAAACAAAGAATCCGGGGTATATTGGAAAAATAGAGGACTAGTTTTATGGCGTCCTATTAAAGTTATTGAAAAAAAAGATAATATAGTTTTGGTTCAAGGGATAGATCCTTTAACAGAGGTAATCACAAATCCTAAATGGGTTAAAAAAGGACAATATTTATACTAG